The nucleotide sequence TCCAAAAGCTTCCTGTACCAGAGGAGTCTTTGCACTTCACAGTATAATCAACCTCTTCTTTTTGTTAAGCCAGTCATTACATAGGCATTGCAAGAATTTAGTTTTTCACATTTTCTGCAGTGTAAGCATGTGTCATTTCATAATCAAGTCAAACTTTTGGGCTCAGCAGAAGACAAGTCCTATAAACAAGTATCCCTCTACATTCCCACACAAACATATTAGATAACAAGTTCATGGTTTGCGTCTTCTGTTAGATCCGGTATTATCTCTATTATGAAGCAAACATCTAATATCTAAGACATACAAAAGCACCAGACATATACACTTCCTACTATTTATTGCTTCCTTAATGCTACCCTTGAGAATATTAACATTATAGTCGTCTTCTACCAGATAAAAAAATGATTCCAATCGAGAGCTATGGAGTCAAGTGTATGTCAATGGGACTTCTTGTGGATAAGGATGCCCCACTTGTTTGGAGAGGTCCtatggtataactttgcaaacTCTTAAGTCTTTTATTGCTTAATTgcttatataattttatatccCTTGTCATAACTTGATTGTTGGTGCTACCTTTTAATAATGAGTGCTAGTGTGTAGACTGCATCATTATTTAAGCACAGTTTAAGAGATTTTGTTTCCAACCCCTGATATAATTTTCCTCCTAATCTTGCAAGAATGCAAACTAATTAGTTGAAGTGAGGTTCCCTTTGAAATGTAACCAAGCTGACTCTTTTCTTGTGTTTGTATGCGTGTGCATGAGTcttcatacacacacacacacacacacacacacacacacacacacatatcacTTATTTATTAATTGTTAAATATTTGGTTGCTATgagttttgaaatttttgtgCAGGGGTTTAAGAAATTTGTTATTATTTAGAGAAAATGAACAAAACACCCAAAGGTAATGGAAAGTTTCAAGAAGGTAGAAAGGCCAGGGTAAATATAGCAGCAACTCACTAATTCAAGTCGGAATACCGAATATCTTGATAATGATGTGATAATCAGTAATGTGTTAGAGCTGCCAAGAAGATACAGGATTGTCATTTGGTGACAGTTAAGGTGGTAACTGGTCTAAATGATGATCTCTTCTCATGCAAATATGGTGTTAAATGATCACAAGTAATAAATATGTTTGACTGTGGGTGTTATGTAAATTCTTAATATGTTTTATTCTCACCATGTGGTCTGACTCTAAACAACATCAATTGGTCGTATGGTCTCTATATTATTGTACATTAGTCTTCTAATAGTTACATGTGGTAAGAATAATGTGCTTTTCCAATTCATTTTTTTCTCATAGTGTTTTGGTTTAATTCTTACAGGTATCAAGCGCTCTTGAAAAAATGACTAGGGGGGTTAACTGGGGAAATCTTGATATTCTTGTGGTAGATATGCCTCCTGGCACTGGTGATGCTCATATAACTGTATCCCAAAGGCTGCAATTATCAGGTAGTTGAAGATCATAACCTCAAAATGCTTTTGTACTTGTGTTCAAATTTCCCTCATTTGGTTTAGGTAGTATCTACTTTGATAGCTGAGGTTCGTATCTTGTTCCTCAGAATCTTGTGCAATCTTCAATCTATGTTAAATGCATTTAGCAAACTATCAAAATACCGCAATCGCTTCTCTCACCTTCAGCCTCTAAATGTCCTATAATTTTTCAGCATGGTTGGCctaatcatataagaaggaatttatatgtaaattataatgctattatatttataaatattagATACCAAAGTTTTCTGGTTTCTGAAGACATACAGACTAGTGACCCtagaccccccccccccctccccaagAAGATCCAAGTAAAAGTCCAGTTTTACCATTCCAATATGAACTTGGTTTCACAACTATCATTTGGTTTTCCATAACAATTACTGGTTTGTTGGTAGGTGCATTGATTGTTTCAACGCCTCAAGATGTAGCATTAATGGATGCCCGTAGAGGAATTAACATGTTCTCTAAAGTCGAAGTTCCTGTATGATTTTATTATTCTTAGATCATCTCTTAATATGTTTGCATTGTCATTGTAAGTTTGTGGAGATCATCAATGATGTAATTGTTAagataattaaatttgaattgcTTTTGTAGATTTTGGGAATTGTAGAGAACATGAGCTATTTTAAGTGTCCACACTGTGCCGAATGTTCGTTCATTTTTGGGGAAGGAGGATCTCGTAAGACGGCAACTGAGATGGATTTGGACTTTGTTGGCGAGGTATGCTTAGTTTCATCTATTTCATGGTTATTTTGATTAGAGTAGGAGGGTAGAACTTTTAGATCTCCATGGTATCAAGACTCTTTGCTTGTCACTTTCTAAAATCTCTGCTGAACGCATATTGTTTTGCTGCAAACCAGATTTCTTTTCTTGCAACGATACCATGAATGTCAATCTGCACAACATACATACCTCGTGGTAGTTTAATGGAACGCATATAAGATAATATGAGTGCCATGGTGTGTGTTGCACACGCCACTTGAAGGGCTTCTTCAGAAGTGCTTTGGTGATTAGTGAACTAAATCAAATAAGCTTTCATGACCCTTTGTGTTTTCCATTTTCTCCGCTTGATCCTATATTTATACAAAATGCACGTAACAGGATTTGTATCGGTGTATCTGAGATGAGTTGTACCTATGTGTTAATTAAGTTTTCTTAATCAAACTGCTTATCGTTTCAGATACCGTTGGAAGTAGGGATCAGAAAGGGCTCCGACAATGGCGTGCCAATAGTAATATCAGCTCCTGATTCTGATGTCTCGAAGGCATATGTGGATGTGGCTCGGAAAGTTGTAGACAGATTGGCAAAGGAAGAACAATCCCGTCCACAGATTTCCCTTTAATCACGTCCACAGATTCCCTTGTTCATGCCTTTATAATCTTTCCTGAGCATTGTCATAGAGTTCTATTAATCCCTCGAATGAGTACCGCGGCTGTATAAAACTGAATTTATTCGAAACAGAAGAACAAAATTATCAGAAAACTCGTACCATCGGATTCTAATTGATTAGAACATTTTCTGATAATCTGAAACCTGTATTGAGCAGAGCTACCGGAAATTGAAGTGTTGAACCATTTTTCATCTCTCAACATCTTtgaaaggagaaatttttcggTGTAATCGGAACACAAGTTGTTATAGCATGTGTCAAAGGGACACTGAAAAATATATTCtcttttcatttatattttgaCACTTAATGTACCAGCTTACGTTGTGAGTCCGTGAAAAAAATTCTATCCTTCGAAAGGAGCAAGGAGGGGAATCCACTTTGTGACTTGTGCCCCCACCAATGACCAACCCATCATCGTCATCATGACAGAATAAGTTCCATATTCTCAGATGAATAAGAAAGTTCAATTCAAGGGAACATGTAGAAGAGTATGCATCTTCCATGTGGACCTCTAATAGGGCACCAATTTGTCTTTCTATCTAAACCACTATTATTAGTAAAGCTACAAGAACAAGTCAAGCTACTTTTATGCACCCTATGCATATCCTtggaattaaattaatttagatttAGTATTACGGCCCAATGTtattctcttcatttgtaagtgagatgttttagattcgattctcgttaaaggagaatttgaaccacactATTATGGCTAGCCAATATGAGAAAAACTCAATTCATGGACTGGTGCTCCAACTTATGCCTCAAAACAACGAATCGAGCGACCTTTCAATGTACTCACAATACTATCAGATGATGTTACTATTTTACTCAAATTATAATACTTGAACAAAATTTATGGGagtgattaataattaaaaaaatgaaggatgagAAATAACAATAAAGTAAGGGAATAGTTATTAACACTTcgaaaatctcattttacattcctaataagtatatttttctttctaattataaaaaatttagaattcaaataagatttttgaagtgctaataacaattctttaAATAATAAGATAACAACCGAACACCAGTTGGTGGGAACAAACAAGCAACGGACACCTGCAGAGCGTCAGCTGCACCACTTGACTCTGCAACCAAATCTTTTTCAATACTTACGCCATTTCTACCATCACTCAGTTCTTCGTTTCCCAATCCACtcaaaacctctctctctctctctctcccctccacAATCCCACcatttccccccccccccctctctctctctctctctctctctctctctctctctctgaatgCATCACTGCATCGTAACCCTGAATCCCCCAATCCCACACCATGTATCCTCCCCTCACTCCCACCTGATATTTCCCCACAGCCCCAGGCTGACCCAATCCCAATCCCACCTCATTTTCGCGCCAGTTTGCGTTCGCGCCCATTCCGTCTCCAACCGCACCGCCAGAGCGCTCGATGTTTCCGTCTCCAAACACTCCCCTAACTCCAGCGGCCCCAATGGCTCCGTGCACGATTGGAAGCCAAAGACCGTCGGCGTTAAAAACGTAGATGTTGCTACTCTCGGCAATCTCTGCGTGGATATCGTCCTCAGTGTGCCCAAATTGCCCCCGCCCGATGTCCGCGACCGCAAAGCTTACATGGACCTGTTATCCGCCTCCCCGCCGGATAAGGTTTGCTTCTCTCGCAGCCTCTGAGTATGCCGGAAAAAGTTccctgttttttttcttttttttttgttgggtaaccttaattttttgaattctttgcatTTCCTGTACCATTGAAATTGAACCcatttgatatttttctttaGAAATGAAGTAAAGGAGTCGAATTTGTTACAGTGACTGCTAATTTCATCTCACTCTGAAGCAATTTGgagtattttattttgttgggaTGCTTTGATTACAGCTTGCTTTGTGATCAAGGTTATAAATTTCGACCCAGTATAATGATTATGGTTTTTGTTTCTCACTCAATACTTTCGTTTCGTCTTAATTTGAGCTTTTTAGTTCTCTCTTTTGTAGATATTGCTTTGCATTATGCAGTAGTTTCTATGAAGAACAGTGTAAAATACTTCCAATCTTGTGTAGATGAAATGCATCTCCGCAGATAAATTTTCCGAATTTGATTATATGGTTTGAAATGTAGCAATACTGGGAAGCTGGTGGAAACTGCAATATGGCCATAGCAGCTGCAAGACTAGGACTTCATTGCATTGCGATTGGGCATGTGGGTAACGAAGTATATGGACAGTTCCTTTTAGATGTTCTTCAAGATGAAGGAATTAGCATGGTTGGAATGAGTGACAACAATACCAATGTTGACAGTTCAGCTGCATCATATGAAACACTTTTGTGCTGGGTTCTTGTCGATCCATTGCAAAGACATGGTTTTTGCAGGTAAATGTTTTccacaattttcttttctttaagtAATTTCATCTCCTTTGTAAATAATGGCAATCTGAGTAGACTTGGTTTCTTTATCAGCCGAGCTGATTTCAGTAAGGAGCCTGCATTCAGTTGGATGAGCAAATTATCTGCACAAGTAAAGACTGCTATAAAACAGTCAAAGATTCTGTTCTGCAATGGTTATGGCTTTGATGAACTCTCTCCAGGTGTAATAGCTGCAGCTGTAGAGTATGCCGTCGAAGCTGGTACATCAATTTTCTTCGACCCTGGACCACGTGGTAAAAGCCTTTCTGCTGGTACAACAGAAGAACGCGAAGCACTTAACCTGTTGTTGAGGATGAGTGATGTTCTTCTTCTAACTTCTGATGAGGTTTGATATACTGTTACCCACTATTAATCTTATGCTAGTTTACTCTATCTTATAGTGTGCAAAGTTCTTCTCTTGTCTTGCTGCTTTCTAAGACATCGGGATAATATTAATGATTTCCAGGCTGAGTCATTGACGGGCATTAAAAACCCAGTATTAGCAGGGCAGGAGCTGCTCAAGCAAGGGGTGCTCACAAAATGGGTGATTGTCAAAATGGGTCCAAGGGGTTCAATTCTAATAACTAGGTCAAGTATTTCTTGCGCACCAGCGTTTGAGGTATCAGTTTCTAACTTGACATTGCCTGTGAACTTTTAGCTTACCTGTTTTATGATATCAGACTCGTGCATGTTTATTAATTCTTGCTAGATTTTTTTGTTCTACATCTAACTTTGGATCAAATTTTGGACATTGCTTGTTGTTTGCCATCATGCACGCTCTTTCACGCTAAAATCATATTTGTTATATTTAAGTTTTTAACCACAACAATGAAAAGAAAAGGTTTCCAAAAGTGTGATACATGCTCGAGATACATCTGTTTGCTCTGTGTGCTCGTGCTTGTGTATGTATGTAGCTTGAACCTTCCTACAAATAAGAATATTAGGTAGATGATATCTTTTGGCCAAAAGTAATTGTGCATCATAAGAGTACCTTCATATTCTGTTGTATCCTGTTTGAATTCAATTCCAACTCTCTTTATTGGCTGATACACCGATTAATACTTGGTTCTTATACTGAAATGTGACAGGTAAATGTCGTAGACACTGTTGGGTGTGGAGATAGTTTCGTGGCTGCGATTGCATATGGTTTTATCCACAATATGCCGAAGGTTAACACATTAGCAGTTGCAAATGCTGTAGGTGCTGCAACCGCCACAGGTTGTGGTGCCGGTAGGAATGTGGCAAACTTGGAGAAAGTAATAGAACTGATAAGTGCATCTAATCTCAAGCAGGATGACAAATTTTGGAATGAGTTAATTGATGAAAATTTTGGTGTCGAGGAAAttacatctctctcaaatttggtCGTAGATGGAAGTGACAACCGGTTAAATTGTGTATCCTTGCAGAAGGTGGTATCCGAATTGCTTCCTAAGCTTAAATCTGCACAGTTCAAAAGAAAAGTGCCTTTTTGATAGATCATAACAACAGTAGGTTTATAGCAATTGGAGCTACTTGATTCTCCAGGTTTAATTACACCCTTGGAATTCTACCACCATGAAATTGAGTACTTTCGGGGGAAAGCATGAGTTTCGAGCAGGAGTCAGTGAGTTTGCATAGCTTGAAGCCTTGAAGTTCATCCATTGATTCAGTCAATGTTGAAGGCGAGGGTATTGATTGGTGCTTCTAGTATGTGCTTTGGCAATTGGCATGAGATGGCTTTGCTGTCCAGGTTTCTGCAAGCAGATTTTCTACACACTTGTGCATAGATGTTTTATTCTTTTCACCTTTTCGACATTGTTAGGGAAGTAATTTTAACACCgatgtttttctccttttgcaTGAATCAAAAAGAGAATCAAGGGACGAAAATAAACACGAGCAGGTAAAAATAGTGTGTGGAAATCATTTCCTTATCGTTGTTGTTCAGGTGCTTTATGGCCTGATATTTCatgtaaaagaagaaaaaatgaatcTTATTTGTTATGGGTTTTATTATATCATACGTCATTCTTTCATTGGCACTTCCATTTTCACTTTTGTATTCCCTTCCTTCCCCCTCTTTTGTTTAGACAATCTTGTAGAATCGAGAGACATAATTGATGAGATGAGTACATAATGTAAAAGAGGAGGATTGCGGAAATCACTCTCCATAAATAACTTTACCCCCTCCCCTTGGTTTTTTTAGTGGCAATGCTATATGCCTACAATTATAAGAAGGGTTTACATGAAACGGGCTGACCATCACGTGCCATCTTCTGTTCAATAATTTATTGTAGTGTGCATAAATGTATTATTTGAATCGGAACGTCATGTGACAGTAAACTCATTCTACATAAGTAACTATCGACCACAATCCACGTACTATGCGGTGGTTGATTCCACAACCTCTCCATTTTCAATAACATTTAACTGgagtgaaaattaaaaaattaaaaaaaaaaaaaggaaaaggaaagttaCCGTCAATGTGGGCCCAAATTGAAATGGCCTCCGTGAGTCCAAGAAGCTGACTGCTGGTCGAGTGtggtaaaaacaaaaaagagggCTTTGATTGGGGTTTACGTGGGGAAAAGCAAATTCCCAAAAAAgccgagaagaagaagagagaactACACAAGTGCCCCTACTCTCCCCTAATTAGTAGCTGCCCCTATTGGTCGTAGCCTTCATCTTCCACCAAACAACGCCCTTACCATTCCTCCATCGCTTCTTTTACTTTAATGCCCTCCCACCCCACCAACTCAATTATTTCTCAACCTCTCTATCTATGGATGTGGGTGAAGGTCCCgcacaacataaaaattaataaaaataaacttgtttatttttcttggtactctaatttataattttatatagtttttaatttttagaatgATGGTTTTTACACACTTTTAACTTCTCAcgttccttctttcttctattgaattgaacaaatcaacaaaaacaacaaacatAATTAAACATAAGTGTGTGAGAAGCTAAATACGGTCTGTGTTTATTATTTCTCTTTCCTTTAAACAAAGTGAAAATGTTTTAgtttaaacattttattttagcaCTATGATTTACATAGATTTTGCAACATAAAGTTATCACATTTTTTATACTAGTATGATCAGCTGTATTATGTAATAAACTAACTAAAGACGTTCTTTTATAGTAATAGCATTTACATAAACTCTCTAATAAATTGAGTTCTCACATTCTATAATGGTAAGGTTTATGTGAATTTTGTAATGGACCAAATTATCACGCTTGTTTTTATGGTATTTCCTTGTAAGAAAGCGAAGATGTTATAgtaatgtcacatcccagacTCGACTttgccgtaacacgatattgtctgatctaggcttaccattccctcacggttttgtttttaggtttCGGCACgataacttcccagtg is from Malus sylvestris chromosome 5, drMalSylv7.2, whole genome shotgun sequence and encodes:
- the LOC126624815 gene encoding iron-sulfur protein required for NADH dehydrogenase, mitochondrial-like isoform X1 translates to MRGLLKSFTRVGGGVRGYSSARKDLRIEGVKHAIAVASGKGGVGKSTTAVNLAVALANKCQMKVGLLDADIYGPNVPIMMKLDRKPEVTDDKKMIPIESYGVKCMSMGLLVDKDAPLVWRGPMVSSALEKMTRGVNWGNLDILVVDMPPGTGDAHITVSQRLQLSGALIVSTPQDVALMDARRGINMFSKVEVPILGIVENMSYFKCPHCAECSFIFGEGGSRKTATEMDLDFVGEIPLEVGIRKGSDNGVPIVISAPDSDVSKAYVDVARKVVDRLAKEEQSRPQISL
- the LOC126624815 gene encoding iron-sulfur protein required for NADH dehydrogenase, mitochondrial-like isoform X2; protein product: MPLLSLLVKAVWESPPLQNNLCVMVGIAVNLAVALANKCQMKVGLLDADIYGPNVPIMMKLDRKPEVTDDKKMIPIESYGVKCMSMGLLVDKDAPLVWRGPMVSSALEKMTRGVNWGNLDILVVDMPPGTGDAHITVSQRLQLSGALIVSTPQDVALMDARRGINMFSKVEVPILGIVENMSYFKCPHCAECSFIFGEGGSRKTATEMDLDFVGEIPLEVGIRKGSDNGVPIVISAPDSDVSKAYVDVARKVVDRLAKEEQSRPQISL
- the LOC126624751 gene encoding probable fructokinase-1, with amino-acid sequence MHHCIVTLNPPIPHHVSSPHSHLIFPHSPRLTQSQSHLIFAPVCVRAHSVSNRTARALDVSVSKHSPNSSGPNGSVHDWKPKTVGVKNVDVATLGNLCVDIVLSVPKLPPPDVRDRKAYMDLLSASPPDKQYWEAGGNCNMAIAAARLGLHCIAIGHVGNEVYGQFLLDVLQDEGISMVGMSDNNTNVDSSAASYETLLCWVLVDPLQRHGFCSRADFSKEPAFSWMSKLSAQVKTAIKQSKILFCNGYGFDELSPGVIAAAVEYAVEAGTSIFFDPGPRGKSLSAGTTEEREALNLLLRMSDVLLLTSDEAESLTGIKNPVLAGQELLKQGVLTKWVIVKMGPRGSILITRSSISCAPAFEVNVVDTVGCGDSFVAAIAYGFIHNMPKVNTLAVANAVGAATATGCGAGRNVANLEKVIELISASNLKQDDKFWNELIDENFGVEEITSLSNLVVDGSDNRLNCVSLQKVVSELLPKLKSAQFKRKVPF